In Lutra lutra chromosome 5, mLutLut1.2, whole genome shotgun sequence, a single genomic region encodes these proteins:
- the SAP30L gene encoding histone deacetylase complex subunit SAP30L isoform X1 — protein sequence MNGFSTEEDSREGPPAAPAAAPGYGQSCCLIEDGERCVRPAGNASFSKRVQKSISQKKLKLDIDKSVRHLYICDFHKNFIQSVRNKRKRKTSDDGGDSPEHDTDIPEVDLFQLQVNTLRRYKRHYKLQTRPGFNKAQLAETVSRHFRNIPVNEKETLAYFIYMVKSNKSRLDQKAEGGKQLE from the exons ATGAACGGCTTTAGCACAGAGGAGGACAGCCGCGAAgggccccccgccgcccccgccgccgccccgggcTACGGCCAGAGCTGCTGCCTCATTGAGGACGGCGAGCGCTGCGTCCGGCCCGCGGGCAACGCCTCCTTCAGCAAGAGGGTCCAGAAGAGCATCTCGCAGAAGAAACTCAAGCTGGACATCGACAAGAGC GTAAGGCACCTGTATATCTGCGACTTCCACAAAAATTTCATCCAGAGTGTAcgaaataaaaggaagaggaagacaagcGACGATGGCGGAGATTCTCCTGAGCATGACACTGACATTCCTGAG gtTGATCTGTTCCAGCTGCAGGTGAACACTCTACGGCGTTACAAACGACACTACAAATTGCAGACCAGACCAGGCTTCAATAAGGCCCAGTTAGCAGAA ACCGTCAGCCGACACTTCAGGAACATACCCGTGAATGAGAAAGAGACGCTCGCCTACTTCATCTACATGGTGAAGAGCAACAAGAGCCGACTGGACCAGAAGGCGGAGGGCGGCAAGCAGCTGGAGTGA
- the SAP30L gene encoding histone deacetylase complex subunit SAP30L isoform X2, with the protein MNGFSTEEDSREGPPAAPAAAPGYGQSCCLIEDGERCVRPAGNASFSKRVQKSISQKKLKLDIDKSLQVNTLRRYKRHYKLQTRPGFNKAQLAETVSRHFRNIPVNEKETLAYFIYMVKSNKSRLDQKAEGGKQLE; encoded by the exons ATGAACGGCTTTAGCACAGAGGAGGACAGCCGCGAAgggccccccgccgcccccgccgccgccccgggcTACGGCCAGAGCTGCTGCCTCATTGAGGACGGCGAGCGCTGCGTCCGGCCCGCGGGCAACGCCTCCTTCAGCAAGAGGGTCCAGAAGAGCATCTCGCAGAAGAAACTCAAGCTGGACATCGACAAGAGC CTGCAGGTGAACACTCTACGGCGTTACAAACGACACTACAAATTGCAGACCAGACCAGGCTTCAATAAGGCCCAGTTAGCAGAA ACCGTCAGCCGACACTTCAGGAACATACCCGTGAATGAGAAAGAGACGCTCGCCTACTTCATCTACATGGTGAAGAGCAACAAGAGCCGACTGGACCAGAAGGCGGAGGGCGGCAAGCAGCTGGAGTGA